Below is a genomic region from Vulgatibacter sp..
CGGCGCTGGCGCCGGCGGTCTCGCCGATCCTGGTGACGGTGGCGGGGGTCGTCCTCTTCGGCCAGCGCCCCTCGCCCCAGCGGATCCTCTGCCTCGCGGTGGCCACCACCGGCATCGCGCTGGTCTTCTCCGCCAACCTCGCCGGCGGCAGCGGCGACACCCGCATCTTCGGCGATCTGCTCCACCTCGGCGGCGCCGTCGCCTGGGCCTCCTACCTCGTGCTCGCCGGCAGGCTGGGCAAGCGCCACTCGGCGAAGGTCCTCACCTCGGCCACGGTGGTGGTGGGTGCAGGGGGCGCGCTGCCCCTGGCGATCCTCGAAGGCGGCCTGCCCGACGTGCTGGTGCTCTCCACCGCCGGCTGGTTCCAGGTGCTCTACATCGCCCTGCTCGGCAGCGTGGCTGCGTTCCTCCTCTGGTCCCGCGGCGTCGCCTCCCTCGGGCCCGAGCGCGCCTCGCTCTTCATGAACCTGGTGCCGCTCTTCGGCCTCGCCGGCTCGGTGCTGGTGCTGCGCGAGTCGCTCGGCCTGCTGCAGATCGCCGGCACCGCCCTGGTGATCGGCGGCGTCGCCGCAGCCACCCTGGTCGATCGCCGCCGCAGCAGGATGGAGCTGGCGGCGGCCCGTTAACGAAGCGCGCGGCGCAGGCTCGCTGCCCGCTCGCCGTCGAGGGGCCTGCCGCCGAAGCGGGTCCGCTCGTAGGCGTCCACCGCGGCCCGCACCGCGTTGGCGCGCTCGGGCGCCACCCGGGCCGCCGCCTCCGCCCACTCCGCTGCGGTGGCGCTCTCGGGCAATTTCACCCCGCGCCTGCGCAGGGAGCGCTTCACCTCGCGGAAGAGACGCACCGCCGCCTTGTGGTGCGGGGGCACCTTGCGGCCCGCCTCCTCGAGGAGGCGCCGGCGCAGCCGCAGGCCCAGCCAACCAGCAGCGCCGAGGCAAAGGGCAGCGCCGAGGAAGCGCACCGGCCGCGCCAGATCCCGGCCCGCCCCCTCCTGCCGCGAGAAGGCCTGCGCGATCGCCGAGGCGATCTGCACCTGGCTGCGGGTGTCGAAGTCGAGCACCCAATCGCTCCAGCGCACCCGCAACACGTCGACCCACTCGACCACCGACGCCCAGGTGCCGCCCAGCTCGCCGGGCCGCACCTCCGCCGGCGTGGCGTCGAAGCGGACCCAGCCGCTTCCCGGGAACCACGCCTCGGTCCACGCGTGGGCGTCGCCCTGCCGCACCAGCCAATAGTCGCCGCCCTCGACGAAGGAGGCGCCGTAATAGCCCGCTGCCACCCGGGCCGGCACGCCGTTGATCCGCAGCATCAGCGCCAGCGCCGAGGCGAAGAACTCGCAGTGGCCCGCCTTGCGCTCGAAGAGGAAGTGGGCGATCGGATCGGGCACCTCGCCGGGGAGCTCCCGGGTGTAGCGGTAGCCGCGCTCGAGGTGCTCGACCAGCGCCTCGGCGCTGCGCAGCGGATCGGCGTCGCCGCCCACCCGCAGCGCCAGCTCCCGCACCTTCGGATCGAGGCCCGCCGGGATCTCCAGGTAGCGCGCCACCTCCGGCGGCGGATACCGCCGCTCCCGTCCCTGGAGCTCGTCGGCCCGCGGGCGCGGCGCCGCCGCGATCCGGTAGCGCAGATTGCCGCCGCCCTCGCGGCGCACTTCGAGGGTGCCGCCTGGCGCCTCGAGCAGGATCGGCGGCGTCTCCCGGGGCTTGCGGGGAAAGCGCACCTCGAGGGGCTCTCCCGGGCTGGGGAGGCCGGGCTCGCCGCCGAGGACCTCCACCTCCGCCACCACCGCGCCCTGCTCCACCGGCGCGAAGCGGTAGATCCCGTCGGCAGCGGTGGGGATCGGGGTGCGGCCACCTGCGGGCCTGGTCCAGCCGCGGCCGTCCCAGCGATCGAAGACCATCGTGCGCCAGTAGAGCTCGGAGGCGGGCTCGCCCTCCGGGAAGCGCACGCGCAGCACCGGCGTGGGATCTTCCTTGAGCACACCGACGCCGCCGAGCTGGATCCGGTCGGAGCCGCCGCCCACCCGCTGCTCCATCGCCCGGCGGATCATGCCGGCGGAGACGCGGGGGAACATCACGAAGACCACCGCCGAGCCCGCGAGCACGGTGACCGAGAGGACCGCGAGGGCGCCGACGAGGTTGCCGCTCACGGTGCCGCGGCGCTTGCTCGCGTGCGGGCCGTCGACCTCCTCGGTCTCGCGGCGCAGGTGGGAGAGGCACAAGGCCACGGTGGCGGTGACGGCGAAGGCGGCGAAGGCGAGGCCGTAGGAGAGATCGCCGGT
It encodes:
- a CDS encoding DMT family transporter, translating into MVERKALVQVVLATALWGAVFSVGKLLSAELPPMAVTFLRYGIAALIVLPLAAPELRRLSREDLPALAAAGAMSSVIFNGFVFSGLRLAPAGDAALAPAVSPILVTVAGVVLFGQRPSPQRILCLAVATTGIALVFSANLAGGSGDTRIFGDLLHLGGAVAWASYLVLAGRLGKRHSAKVLTSATVVVGAGGALPLAILEGGLPDVLVLSTAGWFQVLYIALLGSVAAFLLWSRGVASLGPERASLFMNLVPLFGLAGSVLVLRESLGLLQIAGTALVIGGVAAATLVDRRRSRMELAAAR
- a CDS encoding transglutaminaseTgpA domain-containing protein, coding for MEWGRLQATARLWWRMMRMQRVTREGWFYVGFTLVVGAAAINTGNNLLYLVLGLQLSLVLLSALLSETALRGIEVARELPRHAVAGQPFRAAFVLRNHKRRFASYSLVVSELQGPAAGVRVFVARVPARSETRALYEAVVPRRGEGAFATVRITTRFPFGLFEKSREQEVPGLLPIHPAPVRAPAAKLGPLTGEGERPEPLPGNGHDFHALREWRSGDDPRQIHWRSTARTGRPVVIERERERRRRVSLLVDTRGLSSSRAVDGVAEAALSLARRFLESGCEVGLAWNGGALPPGAGPSHLRRIGDAVAALHPTRADMPAPKPFQSSHAVPVPAATAAPLVQAKVVPVHEGPAGDSRGKLTLHGMQRAALLAAVVAGFASLAISGELPVWAVGGFVVAAILGLLLREGAAQGVRNASNVVALGALLVLAFQVVSGAADVIVAAPTFAVALAASRLLGRRGPADDALLLLSALLMLAGGAALTGDLSYGLAFAAFAVTATVALCLSHLRRETEEVDGPHASKRRGTVSGNLVGALAVLSVTVLAGSAVVFVMFPRVSAGMIRRAMEQRVGGGSDRIQLGGVGVLKEDPTPVLRVRFPEGEPASELYWRTMVFDRWDGRGWTRPAGGRTPIPTAADGIYRFAPVEQGAVVAEVEVLGGEPGLPSPGEPLEVRFPRKPRETPPILLEAPGGTLEVRREGGGNLRYRIAAAPRPRADELQGRERRYPPPEVARYLEIPAGLDPKVRELALRVGGDADPLRSAEALVEHLERGYRYTRELPGEVPDPIAHFLFERKAGHCEFFASALALMLRINGVPARVAAGYYGASFVEGGDYWLVRQGDAHAWTEAWFPGSGWVRFDATPAEVRPGELGGTWASVVEWVDVLRVRWSDWVLDFDTRSQVQIASAIAQAFSRQEGAGRDLARPVRFLGAALCLGAAGWLGLRLRRRLLEEAGRKVPPHHKAAVRLFREVKRSLRRRGVKLPESATAAEWAEAAARVAPERANAVRAAVDAYERTRFGGRPLDGERAASLRRALR